The Chloroflexota bacterium genomic sequence ACACTCTACCAGTTCCGAGAGGAGTTTGGGGTTTCGGTTATTGCCCACGAACTTGAGGCTAGAGCTATTGAAACAGGGAGAGGCATAGGAGCCGAGTTTTACGGCGTGGACTACCAGCCCTGCTGTGTGGACATGAAATTGAGTGGACCGGAAGAAGTGCTGCGATATGGTGGTTATGAACTCAAGGTTCTTCACATACCAGGTCACACGCCGGGAAGCATTGCGGTTTACGTGGATATCGGGGAGAGGGTTCTCTTTGGTCAGGATGTCCACGGCCCTTATTTCCTCCCTGGATCGGATACTGTCCAGGCCAGGATTTCATTACAGAAACTCATTGATCTCAAGGCAGATATTCTCTGTGAAGGCCACTTCGGCATCTACCACCCGGCGGCCGAAGTGAAGAGATACATAGCGGGATATCTGAACAGTCTGTATAGCTAAGGATTGAGAGATGAAACGGGCCTTCGATGGCAAAGCACCCAGGATTGCATCTAGTGCCTTCGTCAGCGAGGCGGCTCACGTTATTGGTGATGTAGAGATAGGGGAAAACTGCAGTGTTTGGCCCGGTGCGATTATTCGGGGTGATTTCACTACGGTGAAGATTGGGAACAACACACAGATTGAAGACAACTGCGTTGTGCATGCTGGCAGTCCTGTAGTTATTGGCGACAACGTTCACGTTGGGCACGGAGCGGTGATTCACTGCTCCAGGATAGGCGATAGTGTGTTGATCGGCAGCAATGCCACTCTGCTGGACGACGCTGAAATTGGCGACCGTTGTGTTGTGGCCGCCAACTGTGTGGTCAGCCAGGGGATGAAGATACCCAATGGCTCCTTTGTCGCTGGTGTGCCAGCGGTGGTAAAAGGCAAGGCAACCCAGTCACAGGTAGCCCTAGTAGAGGAAGGGGTGAGAGCTTACATCCGATTGGGCTTGGAATACGAACAGCAAGGGTTGTGAATATCAGGTAGCCATAGCGATAGCCACGATGAGCATCGGCAGAATAAACATCAAGAAGATAGTTGTGAAGCAGATGGCCCCAGCCTTTTTCACCGAGACCTGGTAATTATGGCGTACGGCAATGGTGTCCAGTATCAGTATCCAGGGATACAGGATAGCAGAGCCAGCGTAAAAGAGAAGAAAGGTGGTGGGAGAGGCGAGAAGGGCTCGCAGGAGTGCCAGGGGAGCGAAGAAGACTAAAGGAAAAGAGGCAAAACAAAGGCCGCACAGCATGCCAAGGTAACTCCCCTTACTCCTGGAAAGCAACGCCATCAAATGAACAAGACCTGCCTTTATGACTAGGGTCGCTGGTAACACACTGAGCCAGACGAGCCACCATTGGGTGGCGTCTAGGCTTCCCCTTTCTAATCTGAATATTATCTCTGCCAGTCGAGGGGGATAGGGAAGAAGGACAAAGACCACGACCATGGAAGGCAAGAGAACTGCCCCTACTGCCCACCACGGAGGTTTGTTTTGACTCACCAGCCGAAATGCGACATTAGGGGATAACAGTACCTGATAAAGAAGGTCTACCAGTCCCACTTCTCATTCACCACCAGGAGTGCAGAGGAGGCTATCTACTGTAGTCTCGTGACAGCTACGATGATACCTAGGGCTAGGGCCGCAACGTCGTACAGGCTGAAGTCGTCAAAAAGCGTGAGCGCACCTCCGGAGAGTCCGACATTAGCTATGATGAAGGTGACGATCACACAGACGGCAGCAATAACCTGTAGGCTCCGGCCACGCTTGCGATTAACCGAGAGACCGAGTACTTCAGCTGTGGCGTAGCCGACACCGGCGGCAATAAAAAAATTGAAAAACGAAACGAAGCTCCAGAGGCTTGCCCAGGCAATGCCGAGGCCAAGGGAACACCCCAATCCCACCGCCAGGGCTTTGAGGTACTGCTGTGGAGTGATTTCAAAAGTTGGCAGGCGCTTGAGGCGAGCACATTTTCGGCAACGCATGCCTACGGGCGTCTGCACTAGGCACTTGGGACAAATAGGAATATCACACTTACCACAGGCCAGATTGGTGTCTACTTCAGGGTGAGCGGCGCACTTCATCCCACGATCCTTTATTGGTAACTAGGCTGGTACCTTCTGTCCGGCAAGGGTGAACAGCTTGGCTATGCATTCCCAGGGGACTACTACGCCGCCCATGGGGGTCCCGTCGAAGTTTTCCAGCCCGTGATAGTCACTCCCGCCAGAGGCCACCAGGCCGTACTTCCTGGCCAAGGAGGCAAGGTGTTTCACTACTGTCTCAGGATAGCCATTGTAGTAAGCCTCGATACCCACCAGCCCTGCCTTCTGAAGCCGGGTGATAAGTTCCTCCAGATGGTCTATGTCGGAGGGATGAGCAAGCACTGGCAATCCACCTGCCTTTGCAATCAACTGCACCATTTGCTCAGGGGTCATCTTTTCTCTTTCTACATAGGCTGGCCCGTCTCGGCGGATATACTTAGCAAAAGCTTCTTTAAGAGAAGGAACATGGCCCCGCTCAAGAAGGGCTTGAGCAATGTGGGGCCGTCCCACAGAACCTTTTCCAGCTATCTCCCGAACCCTCTGCCAGTCCACCGGGACGCCCAAGTTGGCTAGTTTGGTCACCATCTTTTGGCCGCGTAGCTCCCGCGAATTGCGAAGCCTTTCCAGAACGCTCATCAGCTCAGGGTCGCGGTAGTTGATGAAATAGCCCAGAACGTGGACCTCCCCGTGTGGGACGTCAGTGCTGACTTCGACGCCGGGGATAACTCTAAGGCTGGGGTATTCCTGTGCGGCCATCAAGGCAGGGGCTACTCCATTGACGGAGTCGTGATCGGTAATGGCGATAACTGCTAATCCGAGGCTTGCCGCTGACTTTACGAGTTCTTGAGGGCTGAAGCGTCCGTCCGAAGCGGTACTATGGAGATGAAGATCGGTCTTTATCATCTACTCGACTTGCCTATCAACTCGGGTGATGCTTGTTGCCTTTCCGTTGGTCTGGTCTATCTCCAGCAAAACGGAATTGAAAAGGACAGGGCCTTTTCCTACTGACAGGCGGTGAGGTAGCTGGGTAAGAAAACGCTGGATAACCTCGTCGGCGTCATCGCCGATGACCGAGTCAATAGGGCCCACCATACCGATGTCAGTAATGAAAGCCGTGCCGTGAGGCAAGATGCGGGCATCGGCAGTTCCGACGTGGGTATGAGTTCCTAAAACAGCGCTAACCCGTCCGTCCAGGTAACGCCCCAGAGCATTCTTCTCAGAGGTGGCCTCAGCGTGGAAGTCAATGATGATGGCTGCAGGTTTTTCTGACAGTTCCTCCAGCAACTGATCCATCGTCCGGAACGGACAGTCGGCATCGGTCATGAAGGTACGTCCGGCCAGATTGACTACCAGGACTTTTTGCCACCACAGGTAGCCTCGACCGGGAACGCCTGGGGGATAGTTTAGCGGGCGGAGGACAGGGGCATCACCATCAAGATAGGGGAAGATCTCTTTCTGGGCCCAGATATGATTGCCGGAGGTCAAAACATCGATACCAGACTGGAAAAGCTCATCAGCAGTGACAGGGGTCAAGCCCTTGCCGCCGGCAGCATTCTCAGCATTGGCAATGACCAAGTCCAGCTGTAAATCATGGCGCAGGCCTGGCACCAGGCTTTTCACTGCCCTTCTGCCAGGCCTGCCGATGATATCGCCGATAGCTAATAACCGCAATAGACTCCCGGACCTCCTACTTGGCGTAGTCTACCGCCCTTGTCTCCCTGATAACAGTGACCTTTACCTGGCCTGGATAGTTCAGACTTTCTTCTACTTTTTTGGCTATGTCGCGGGCCAGTCTCATTGCGCTGAGATCGTCGATTTCTTCCGGTTTAACCATGATGCGAATCTCTCTACCAGCCTGTATGGCATAGGACTTTTCTACTCCTGGAAAACCACTGGCTATGGCTTCCAGGGCTTCCAGATGCTTGAGGTATTGTTCTAGTGATTCACGTCTTGCTCCGGGTCTCGCTCCGCTGATGGCGTCAGCCGCAGAGACGAGGAAAGCCTCTGCGCTGCTCATCTGTATTTCGCCGTGGTGTGCGCCGATGGCATCCACTACCACTGCCGATTTCTCCCATTGCCTGGCGATATCAGCGCCAATTATGGCATGAGGACCTTCCGTTTCGAAGTCCACTGCCTTGCCGATGTCGTGAAGCAGCCCAGCTTTCTTGGCAATGTCAACCCTGGCCCCTATCTCGGCAGCCATCATCCCAGCAAGAAGACCAACCTCGATACTGTGCATCAGGACGTTCTGTCCGTAGCTAAAGCGGTACTTGAGTCTCCCCAGTACCCTGATAAGCTCAGGGGCTAAACCAGGTACTCCTACCTTGAGCGCGGCTTGCTCTCCCTCAGTCTGAATGATGGCGTCCACCTCGTTCCTGGCTCTCTGTACCATCTCCTCGATGCGACCGGGATGAATTCGACCATCGAGGATGAGTCTCTCCAGGGCAATACGAGCAATCTCCCGGCGCACCGGGTCGAAGCAAGACAGAGCCACTGCCTCGGGGGTATCATCAATGATGAGGTCCACCCCGGTAGCGTGCTCCAAGGCCCTGATGTTACGTCCCTCGCGCCCAATAAGACGCCCCTTCATCTCGTCGCTAGGAAGAGGCACAGACGAGACAGTGCTCTCGGCCACAACTTCAGTGGCGCAACGCTGCATGGCCTGAGCCAGGATATCCCGCGCTTTGGTGCTGCTTTCCTCTTTTACCCTGGCTTCCATGTCACGCACACGCCTTGAGGTTTCCTCGCCAATCTCGGCCTCTACCCGCTGAAGCAGGAGCTCCTTGGCCTCAGCAGAGGACATATTGGCCACCAACTCCAATTCACGCTGCTGCTTCTGCCGCAGTTCCTCTGCGCGAAGCCGTGCCCTCTCCACTTCTTTCTCCTTGTTGGAGATTTGGTTTTCCCGACGCTGAAGCCCCTCCTCTCTGCGGTCAAAATTCTCCTCCCTCTGGCTCAAGCGCCGCTCCATTCGTTGCAACTCGGCACGGCGTTCCCGATAGCCGGCCTCTGCCTCGCTCTTAATGTTTACGGCTTCTTCTTTAGCTTCGAGAAGGATGGTCTTCTGTTTTTCCCTTGCTTCAGCGACGAGTCTCTCCGCTTCCTCCTTTGCTGAGCGAACCCGGCGGCTGGCCGCGATATGCCTGGACAAGTACGCGATCACGCCCCCCAATACCAAACAAGCCAAGCCAACAGGGATCAGTATCAAATTGGAA encodes the following:
- a CDS encoding gamma carbonic anhydrase family protein; the protein is MKRAFDGKAPRIASSAFVSEAAHVIGDVEIGENCSVWPGAIIRGDFTTVKIGNNTQIEDNCVVHAGSPVVIGDNVHVGHGAVIHCSRIGDSVLIGSNATLLDDAEIGDRCVVAANCVVSQGMKIPNGSFVAGVPAVVKGKATQSQVALVEEGVRAYIRLGLEYEQQGL
- a CDS encoding TIGR00282 family metallophosphoesterase, translating into MRLLAIGDIIGRPGRRAVKSLVPGLRHDLQLDLVIANAENAAGGKGLTPVTADELFQSGIDVLTSGNHIWAQKEIFPYLDGDAPVLRPLNYPPGVPGRGYLWWQKVLVVNLAGRTFMTDADCPFRTMDQLLEELSEKPAAIIIDFHAEATSEKNALGRYLDGRVSAVLGTHTHVGTADARILPHGTAFITDIGMVGPIDSVIGDDADEVIQRFLTQLPHRLSVGKGPVLFNSVLLEIDQTNGKATSITRVDRQVE
- a CDS encoding PHP domain-containing protein, whose product is MIKTDLHLHSTASDGRFSPQELVKSAASLGLAVIAITDHDSVNGVAPALMAAQEYPSLRVIPGVEVSTDVPHGEVHVLGYFINYRDPELMSVLERLRNSRELRGQKMVTKLANLGVPVDWQRVREIAGKGSVGRPHIAQALLERGHVPSLKEAFAKYIRRDGPAYVEREKMTPEQMVQLIAKAGGLPVLAHPSDIDHLEELITRLQKAGLVGIEAYYNGYPETVVKHLASLARKYGLVASGGSDYHGLENFDGTPMGGVVVPWECIAKLFTLAGQKVPA
- a CDS encoding MBL fold metallo-hydrolase, with the protein product MMKPFEVCQGVYAIGGSELSHHYDCSVYLIAGDGDLVVIDSGAGYSFDRLISNIESLGFKAESIAAVIATHAHIDHIGTLYQFREEFGVSVIAHELEARAIETGRGIGAEFYGVDYQPCCVDMKLSGPEEVLRYGGYELKVLHIPGHTPGSIAVYVDIGERVLFGQDVHGPYFLPGSDTVQARISLQKLIDLKADILCEGHFGIYHPAAEVKRYIAGYLNSLYS
- the rny gene encoding ribonuclease Y; protein product: MSNLILIPVGLACLVLGGVIAYLSRHIAASRRVRSAKEEAERLVAEAREKQKTILLEAKEEAVNIKSEAEAGYRERRAELQRMERRLSQREENFDRREEGLQRRENQISNKEKEVERARLRAEELRQKQQRELELVANMSSAEAKELLLQRVEAEIGEETSRRVRDMEARVKEESSTKARDILAQAMQRCATEVVAESTVSSVPLPSDEMKGRLIGREGRNIRALEHATGVDLIIDDTPEAVALSCFDPVRREIARIALERLILDGRIHPGRIEEMVQRARNEVDAIIQTEGEQAALKVGVPGLAPELIRVLGRLKYRFSYGQNVLMHSIEVGLLAGMMAAEIGARVDIAKKAGLLHDIGKAVDFETEGPHAIIGADIARQWEKSAVVVDAIGAHHGEIQMSSAEAFLVSAADAISGARPGARRESLEQYLKHLEALEAIASGFPGVEKSYAIQAGREIRIMVKPEEIDDLSAMRLARDIAKKVEESLNYPGQVKVTVIRETRAVDYAK